Below is a genomic region from Streptomyces sp. NBC_00461.
CAGGGCGTTGATCTGGGCTTCCAGGGCCCGGCGCTGTTCGTGGACAGCGGCGAGCGAGCGGGCCAGGGAGGGCACGACGATGTCGAGGGTGCCGGTCCCCGGGACCACGACGGTCTGCTCGTCCAGCGCCTCGAAGACATCGTCGATCAGCCGCTGGGCCATGCGCGGGGCCTTGGGCCGGATGAGCTCGACGAGCCTGCGGCGGCCGGCTTTGCGCAGTGCGGCGGGGGAGCCGTAGCGCTCCACCAGCCAGGTGACGGCCTGGTGGTCGAGGCGGGGGCCCAGAACCCGCTCCAGCGACGGGTGGAACTGGGTGAGCAGGCCGCGTATCCGGTTGGAGGTGCGGGTGGCCTCGGCCGCGAGGTCCTGGTCGAAGCCGACGAGGACCGTGAGTTCGGCGGTGATCTCGTCGGTGAGTTCCAGCGAGCGCAGGGTGTGCGGCATGGTGCGGGCCGCGTCCGCGATGACCGCAGCGTCCTTCGCATCGGTCTTGGCCTCGCCCGGATACAGGTCGGCGATCCGCCGCATCGCGAGTCCGGGCAGGTAGGCGACCTTGCAGCCGGTGTCCCGGGCGACCGCGAGCGGGAGGGCTCCGATGGAGGCGGGCTGGTCCACGATCACCAGCACGGTGCCGAACTTCGCGGCCAGTGTGTCGAACACGGCCCGCAGTTTCGGCTCGCTGTTGGGCAGCTGCTTGTCGAAGACCTTCTTGCCGGCCGGAGTCAGCCCGTGCCCGTGATGAGAGCTCTTGCCGACGTCCAGGCCGAGGAACACGCCCACGTCTTCGGTGTCGAACATCGCGCCCTTCCAGGGGAGTTGATCGTGCCGGCCTCGGCAGTGGTGTCGTACGCGCGCATCCACGTTATGCAGACCTGCCGCCCGCGAGCTGTCCGGCGTTGCGCCGGACCGGGTGGTGGCCGGACCTCTGATCAGCGTCTCCGACGGCACCTCCCGGGCCCGGTGACACCACCCCCCAGGTCATCCGTTCGACAGGGGGACACAGTCATGCCGGGCCCGGAGGCCAGCGGCCCTCTTGCAGGACCGCGGAAAACATAACGGGGGCTCGTACGAGGGCCGGGGCGGGGCGCCGGGGGCGAACGAGGGCCGGAGGGGGGGTAGCGCGGGGGCTGGGGGGACGTACGAGGGAAGCGGGGCCATACGGGGGCCGCGGGCCGCACGAGGACTGCGGGGCCCAACGAGGGCCGAGAAGCCGTCCGGGAGCTGCGGGGCCGCACGAAGGTCGACAAGCCGCACGGGAGCTCCGGAGCTGGACAGGTCCGAGAAGCCGCACAAGGACTGCGGGGCCCCACACAGGCCGAGAAGCCGCACGGGAGCTCCGGGGCTGGACGGGTCCGAGAAGCCGCACAAGGACTGCGGGGCCCTACGAGGGCCGAGAAGCCGTTCGGGAGCTGCGGGGCCCCACACAGGCCGAGAAGCCGCACGGGAGCTCCGGGGCTGGACGGGTCCGAGAAGCCGCACAAGGACTGCGGGGCCCTACGAGGGCCGAGAAGCCGTTCGGGAGCTGCGGGGCCGCACGAAGGTCGAGAAGCGCCACGGGCGATACGGGACCGCACCCAGGCCGAGAGGCGGCGCCGCACCAGGTGACCGACCGGGTGGGCGGGGGCCGACAGGACAGCGGCTCTGGTGCCGTGTGGGGGCGCGCGGCGTAGGGCACAGGCCCCGCACGGGTCCGACCGGGGCGTGGCCCGAGGGCTGCTGATGTGCGAAACGGCCGGACCGGTGAGGCCGGGCCGGCCGTTTCGTGGTGGGTGCTGCGGTGTCAGACCTGGAGCAGGGCTTCCAGTGGTGCGCCCGCGAGTGCCGGTTCCAGGCGGGGGCGGCCGCGAAGGAAACCGAGCTCCATCAGGACCGCGAGGCCGGCGACCTCGGCGCCCGCCCGGCGGATCAGCTGTATCGAGGCCTCGGCGGTGCCGCCCGTGGCGAGGACGTCGTCGACGATCAGGATGCGGTCGTCGGCGGACAGGTCCTCCGCGTGCACCTCGATCTCGGCCGAGCCGTACTCCAGCTCGTACGCCTGGCCGAGGGTGGCTCCGGGAAGCTTGCCCGCCTTGCGTACGGGGATGAAGCCGAGGCCGGCCCGCACGGCGACCGGGGCGCCGAGGATGAAACCGCGGGCCTCGAGGCCGACGACCTTCGTGGCACCGGTGTTCGTGGCGATCTCGGCCAGCGCGTCCGTCAGCGCCGTGAAGGCCGCCGGGTCCGCCAGGAGCGGGGTGATGTCCTTGAACATCACACCCGGCTCCGGGTAGTCGGCCACATCCCGGATGCGGCTGAGCAGCAGCTCCTTGATGTCCGTCATCGGCGCTTCCCGGAGGGACGGCCCCGGCCGCGGTTGCGGGACGCGGGCTGGTTGCGCGGACCGACGACCGCGTGCGCCGCGTCCTCGGGCTCGTCGTCGTACGTCGCGTCCACGGTCTCGTGCTCCAGCGGCTCGCCCTTCGCCGCGGCCTGGGCCCGCTTGGCGAGGACGCGCTTCTTCAGGGCCTTCATCTGAGGCTCGCGCTCCTTGAGGTCGGCGACGAGCGGCGTGGCGATGAAGATCGAGGAGTACGCACCGGCCGCGAGACCGACGAACAGCGACAGCGAGATGTCGTTGAGCATGCCGGCGCCGAGGAAGCCGCCACCGATGAACAGCAGGGCACCGACCGGCAGCAGCGCGACCACGGTCGTGTTGATGGACCGCATCAGGGTGCTGTTGATCGACCGGTTGGCGATGTCGCTGTAGGTCCAGCGGGTCTGCTTGGTGATGTCCTTCGTCTGCTCCTTGAGGCTGTCGAAGACGACGACCGTGTCGTAGAGCGAGTAACCCAGGATGGTCAGCAGACCGATCACCGTGCCCGGCGTGACCTCGAAGCCGACGAGGGCGTAGATACCGGTGGTGATGGTGATGTCGTGGATCAGCGCGACGAGGGCGGCGAGCGCCATGCGCCACTCGAAGGCGATCGCCAGATAGATCACGACCAGGACCATGAAGATCGCCAGACCCTGCCAGGCCTTGTTGGCGATCTGGTCACCCCAGCTGGGGCCGACCAGGTCCGCGTTGATGTTCTCGGTGTCGACTTTCAGGTCCTTGGCGAGCTTGTCCTTGATCGCGTCGGACTTGTCGGTGTCGATGCCCGCGATCTGGATGCGCAGGCTGCCGTCGCCGAGCTTCTGGACGATCGCGTCGTGGCCGGACGCGTCCTGCGCGTACCCCTCGGCGGAGGTGACCGAGGCCGTCATGTGCTTCGGGGTAGTGAAGACGGCGCCGCCCTGGAACTCGATGCCCATGTTCAGGCCGCGCACCGCCAGGCCGAGGATGGCCGTGATGGTGATCAGGATCGAGATGCCGTACCAGATCTTGCGGTTGCCGACGAAGTCGTAGCCGACCTCGCCGCGGTGCAGTCGGGCGCCGAGGCTGCCGAGTTTCGACATCTCACGCCTCCTTCGGGTCGACGGGGGCGGGACGACGGGTGCGGCGCAGCGGTGGCTTGGCGCCCAGTGCCTTCGGGTCCAGGCCGGAGTACTTGTGGCCCTGCGCGAAGAACTTCCGGCGGGCCAGCAGCGTCATCAGCGGCTTGGTGAACAGGAAGACCACGACGACGTCGAGCACGGTGGTCAGACCGAGCGTGAACGCGAAGCCCTGGACCTTGCCGACGGTGACGATGAACAGCACCGCGGCGGCGAGGAACGACACGAAGTCGGAGACGAGGATGGTGCGCCG
It encodes:
- a CDS encoding adenine phosphoribosyltransferase, whose product is MTDIKELLLSRIRDVADYPEPGVMFKDITPLLADPAAFTALTDALAEIATNTGATKVVGLEARGFILGAPVAVRAGLGFIPVRKAGKLPGATLGQAYELEYGSAEIEVHAEDLSADDRILIVDDVLATGGTAEASIQLIRRAGAEVAGLAVLMELGFLRGRPRLEPALAGAPLEALLQV
- a CDS encoding IS110 family transposase is translated as MFDTEDVGVFLGLDVGKSSHHGHGLTPAGKKVFDKQLPNSEPKLRAVFDTLAAKFGTVLVIVDQPASIGALPLAVARDTGCKVAYLPGLAMRRIADLYPGEAKTDAKDAAVIADAARTMPHTLRSLELTDEITAELTVLVGFDQDLAAEATRTSNRIRGLLTQFHPSLERVLGPRLDHQAVTWLVERYGSPAALRKAGRRRLVELIRPKAPRMAQRLIDDVFEALDEQTVVVPGTGTLDIVVPSLARSLAAVHEQRRALEAQINALLEAHPLSPVLTSMPGVGVRTAAVLLVTVGDGTSFPNAAHLASYAGLAPTTKSSGTSIHGEHAPRGGNRQLKRAMFLSAFACMNADPASRAYYDKQRARGKTHTQALLRLARQRISVLFAMLRDGTFYESRTPADVELAA
- the secF gene encoding protein translocase subunit SecF; translation: MSKLGSLGARLHRGEVGYDFVGNRKIWYGISILITITAILGLAVRGLNMGIEFQGGAVFTTPKHMTASVTSAEGYAQDASGHDAIVQKLGDGSLRIQIAGIDTDKSDAIKDKLAKDLKVDTENINADLVGPSWGDQIANKAWQGLAIFMVLVVIYLAIAFEWRMALAALVALIHDITITTGIYALVGFEVTPGTVIGLLTILGYSLYDTVVVFDSLKEQTKDITKQTRWTYSDIANRSINSTLMRSINTTVVALLPVGALLFIGGGFLGAGMLNDISLSLFVGLAAGAYSSIFIATPLVADLKEREPQMKALKKRVLAKRAQAAAKGEPLEHETVDATYDDEPEDAAHAVVGPRNQPASRNRGRGRPSGKRR